One segment of Dermochelys coriacea isolate rDerCor1 chromosome 5, rDerCor1.pri.v4, whole genome shotgun sequence DNA contains the following:
- the SREK1 gene encoding splicing regulatory glutamine/lysine-rich protein 1 isoform X7 encodes MGNVDPSKIDEIRRTVYVGNLNSQTTTADQLLEFFKQVGEVKFVRMAGDETQPTRFAFVEFADQNSVPRALAFNGVMFGDRPLKFVPYFRINHSNNAIVKPPEMTPQAAAKELEEVMKRVREAQSFISAAIEPESGKSSERKGGRSRSHSRSESRSSSKSRSRRKRSRSKRRSRSHNRSLSSQKDRRRSKSPPKKRSKSKERQKSRSHSRSRDKKKDKENKEKVKEKEKVKEKDKDRDREKERDRDKEKERERDRDKERNRDREREKDRDKDRERDRDKEKERNKDREKDRDKEKEVVRDKKETDLEKVGDRDKEKDREREGDREKVKEKDREKDREKKEGDKEKDKDKEGDKEKEREREKERSKESDDKKKKEKRSRTPPRSYSSLRRSRSSSRERRKRKSRSPSKSPKSSRTSKRKSSRSPSPRSRNKKDKKREKERDSNNERKEREQSTSKKKSSKEKDGKEKSDKTTTTLKDKDHTKEDANSEINKAVDNKDTQRTDEVKLQQNGNCQPNEESLSVKMEEV; translated from the exons ACTACAACAGCAGATCAGCTGCTTGAATTTTTTAAACAAGTTGGAGAAGTGAAGTTTGTGCGAATGGCAGGTGATGAGACACAACCAACACGGTTTGCTTTCGTGGAATTTGCAGACCAAAATTCTGTACCTCGTGCTCTTGCCTTTAATGGAGTTATGTTTGGAGACAGGCCACTGAA GTTTGTTCCTTACTTTAGAATAAATCACTCCAATAATGCAATAGTGAAACCTCCTGAAATGACTCCACAAGCTGCTGCCAAGGAGTTGGAAGAAGTGATGAAGAGAGTAAGGGAAGCCCAGTCTTTCATATCGGCAGCTATTGAGCCAG AGTCTGGAAAGAGCAGTGAAAGAAAAGGCGGTCGATCTCGTTCCCATTCTCGTTCAGAGTCCAGGTCTAGTTCAAAATCCCGATCTAGAAGGAAAAGATCACGCTCAAAACGCAG GAGTAGATCACACAATAGATCACTCTCTAGTCAGAAGGATAGGCGTAGATCCAAAAGTCCTCCCAAAAAACGTTCCAAGTCTAAGGAAAGGCAGAAGTCAAGAAGTCATTCTCGTTCCCG GGAcaagaaaaaagacaaagaaaacaaagaaaaggtcaaggaaaaagaaaaggtcaAAGAGAAGGACAAGGACCGAGatagggagaaggagagagacagagataaagaaaaagagagggagcgggacagagacaaagagagaaatagggacagagagagagaaaaagacagggaCAAGGACCGAGAGAGGGAtagagacaaagaaaaggagaggaACAAAGACCGGGAGAAGGACAGGGACAAGGAGAAGGAGGTAGTCCGGGACAAGAAGGAAACAGACCTGGAGAAAGTGGGGGACAGGGACAAGGAAAAGGATCgggagagagagggggacagggagaaggtTAAGGAGAAGGACagggagaaagacagagagaagaaGGAGGGTGACAAAGAGAAGGACAAAGACAAGGAAGGGGACAAAGAGAAGGAacgggaaagagaaaaagagaggtccaaagagagtgatgataaaaagaagaaagagaagagatCCAGAACACCTCCCAGAAGCTACAGTTCTCTAAGAAGATCTCGTAGTTCCAGCAG AGAAAGACGTAAGAGGAAGAGTAGAAGTCCTTCCAAGTCTCCAAAATCATCCAGAACATCAAAGAGAAAGTCCTCTCGGTCTCCATCACCAAGGAG CAGAAATAAGAaggacaaaaagagagagaaagaaagggattcaaataatgaaagaaaagagagagagcaatcCACATCCAAGAAAAAAAGTAGCAAAGAAAAAGATGGGAAGGAGAAGTCTGACAAAACCACTACTACACTGAAG GATAAAGATCACACTAAAGAGGATGCGAATTCAGAAATTAACAAGGCAGTAGACAATAAAGATACACAAAGGACAGATGAAGTCAAACTACAACAGAATGGGAACTGTCAACCAAATGAAGAAAGCCTCTCAGTTAAAATGGAAGAGGTATAA